From Candidatus Paceibacterota bacterium, a single genomic window includes:
- a CDS encoding sigma factor-like helix-turn-helix DNA-binding protein, with protein MKTSLKTKQISIDFNPKPIVKRLLSALPSRAQDIISGRFGLNGDKKMTLEAIGKKYGITRERVRQIENYSIGNIRRSSVYEKEKSYFEELKSVIRKLGGIISEEDLLTHISKDKSLQNNIHFMLIIGEDFVKEKEDEEFKHRWHIDKELASKIHEGLRKLYSGLKDDEIVPESEIVSSFLDHIKDVSQEYKDEEIIGRWLKMSRALGKNPLGEWGKSKSSNISARGIRDYAYLVIRRHGSPIHFREVARLISEIFNKKAHVATTHNELIKDERFVLVGRGLYALKEWGYSMGIVRDVIKDILKKNGPLSKEKVVEKVLKERYVKENTIVVNLQNPKNFKKLKDNTYTLA; from the coding sequence ATGAAAACAAGCTTAAAAACCAAACAAATAAGCATCGATTTCAATCCTAAGCCTATTGTAAAGAGGCTTCTTTCTGCCTTGCCTTCTAGGGCTCAAGACATCATCTCCGGGCGCTTTGGCCTAAACGGGGACAAGAAGATGACTCTGGAAGCCATCGGCAAAAAATACGGCATCACTAGAGAAAGAGTACGCCAAATCGAAAACTATTCGATAGGCAATATCAGACGTTCTTCTGTATACGAAAAGGAAAAATCATATTTTGAAGAATTGAAATCAGTAATCAGGAAACTTGGAGGAATCATCTCTGAGGAGGATTTGCTCACTCACATTTCCAAAGACAAGAGCTTGCAGAACAACATCCATTTCATGCTTATCATCGGTGAAGATTTCGTAAAAGAAAAAGAAGATGAGGAATTTAAACATCGTTGGCACATCGACAAAGAGCTTGCAAGCAAAATACACGAAGGCCTTCGCAAACTTTATTCAGGATTGAAGGACGACGAAATCGTACCTGAGTCAGAGATAGTTTCTTCCTTCCTAGACCACATAAAAGATGTCTCTCAAGAATATAAAGATGAAGAAATAATCGGCCGTTGGCTCAAAATGTCTCGTGCCTTGGGTAAAAACCCTCTCGGCGAATGGGGCAAGAGTAAGTCCTCAAACATCAGCGCGCGTGGTATCAGGGATTATGCTTACCTCGTGATCCGTAGGCATGGCTCTCCTATACACTTCCGTGAAGTAGCTCGCCTTATCAGTGAAATATTCAATAAAAAAGCTCATGTGGCCACGACTCACAACGAACTTATAAAAGATGAGCGCTTCGTCCTTGTTGGTCGCGGCCTTTATGCTCTGAAAGAATGGGGATATTCTATGGGTATCGTGCGTGACGTCATCAAAGATATTTTGAAAAAGAATGGTCCACTCTCCAAAGAAAAAGTAGTAGAAAAAGTATTGAAAGAAAGGTATGTGAAAGAAAATACCATCGTAGTCAACCTTCAAAATCCTAAAAACTTTAAAAAGTTGAAGGATAACACATATACACTGGCCTAA